Part of the Hippopotamus amphibius kiboko isolate mHipAmp2 chromosome 7, mHipAmp2.hap2, whole genome shotgun sequence genome, AACAGCCCTCACACTGACCCCTCCGAGGCATCTCAGCAGTTCTCAATCCTGGCAGCATATCAATGGTACCACCAGAAAGCTCTTCAAACCTGCTGGTGCTCAGGCTCCCTTCCCAGAGACTCAGCTTTCACTGGGattggggtggggcctgggaacgAGCATTTTACTCTCTCAGTAATTCTAATTTTACTCTCtcagtgattctaatgtgcagctcAGGCTGAGAGTGGCTGCACCAGCCCGAtgcactgcttttatttttatttgtaaaaattttttaattttaattttaaaatttttttaaagctctttattggaatttaattgctttacactgttgtgccattttttgctgtacaacaaagtgaatcagctgtatttatagatatatcccTGTAACCCCTCTCTCCtgtgattccttcccaccctccctatcccaatcctttaagtcatcaccccccatcatcgagttgatctccctgtgtcatgcagcagcttcccactagctatctattttacatttggtactgtatctatgtcaatgctactctctcacttcatcccagattccccttcaccctccactcagtgtcctcaagtccattctctacatctgcatctttatttttgccctgtcactgggttcatcagtatcattttcttagattccatatgtatgagttagcatatggtatttgtttttctcttgccggcttactttgctctgtatgacagtctctaggtccatccacctcactacaaataatgcaatttcattcctttttatggctgagtaatattccattgtatatacgtgccacatcttctttatccattcatctgttgatgggcatttaggttgcttccatgtcctggctactgtaaatagcgaTGGCACTGCTTTTAAAGCCAGGTCAGTGTGGTCCTCCAGGACCCATCCCCAACTGCTCCATGTACCGCAGTGATTCCAATaatggagaagagggaggaaaagcaGGAGCAGCCATGCCGCTGCCACATTGTCTCTGCACCCCTGTGGGTGCACTGTCACCTTGGGCCAGGAGAGAGTGCATGACAGGTGCTCAGAGAGGGTGGCCCTGCCACAAAGCCTGCGAACACCACCCATGACACGGTCAGAGCGACTGCATGAAATCCTTTCAAACATTTAATTAAGCAACTCCTATATTGTCatgacaaaaaaatgaaacttgtgGAGAGTTATAGAATTCTaatgggaaataaaaatgttacaaatcttGCAAAAGCTCTAGTTAAGCCTCTCGTAAGTGCTGCATTCTACTctctatatttattttgaaaacaattctCAAAATGTAAAATCCCCAGCACTCCCAAAACGATGTATTATTTTGGCTCATTGTACAAATTTATGATCATCTTTCTAATTCCAAGTTTCGAAGTATGAAAAACCAcactggcaaagaaaaataacaacacaTGGTTTCCAAGCCCTACGTGCCTTGCTGCCCCACGTGTGTGCCATAAAGCGTTGGGGGTTGTCCCAGAGCTGGTCAGCAAAGCAGCATTTGCTGGTGCTTTGCCTGCTCTGAATTCAGTTCCGAGGCTGTGAGTTGAACTCTGTACAAATGTTCTGGATGACCTTGGGGACAGCTTTGTAGAGGTTGTCAAATTCATCCACAAAGAAGGCGTGGTCCCTGGCAGGGTGAGTGGCGATGACTTCCAGCTCGTCCTGGGCAGCCCAAGCCACGCCTATAGCATAGGTGATCACTCCTGTGGGGACAAAGGGTAGATGAAGCAAATGTCCCCAAGGAAAAGTAGTGAAATGACTCCTTGCCTTCCTGCGGCTCTGTTGGCCATTGTACTTGAACGCAACTAAATCCAAAATCAGAAATGTGCCCAAAGCATGAACATCTGCTGTATATCAGCAGCAATAAAATTTGATATAGTTGCTATCTCATAGGAGTTTACAATCTTTTGGAGAGAAAAAACAGGAAGATGGAGTAAATGCATGATAAGAATTTCACGTCCAGGAGCGGCAAGGGGATGACATTTGGGACAAGTGAGACCCTGGTGCCTTGGGGATCGCACCACATGGCACACGCCTGCTCTGTGTGTAGAGCCACGCAAATTTCAGAGTCTTAAATGCATCAAAAGCCAGTTCAAGATCTTTTAAATGAAAGTGAAACTGTGGGTAGTCAAATCTGTTTCACCTGCCTTCACTCATCAAGGTCATTTTAAGACTTGCATGTCCTCCAAGCGGCACGCAGcctaaacaataagatgtttgcccAGGTTGTTCTCCAgaaacttggagtcagctgtgagctgagctgagctgagcctcCGCTGTGTCTAGCTCAGCTGAGCTGGTTAAGACCGGAGAGGACCACGGACCCTCCAACCGGGCATGCGCAAGTGCCCGCTTGGCGACCTTTAGGACACGTGTAGAGTCCTGTAGCTTAGTTACGCCTGCGCAGAGCAACAATTCCACACCTTTTTCTAATCACACGCCCCACACCTTTTTCTAATCACACGCCCCACACCTCAGACCGCCCTGCTCCTGTATTTGTTATCCTATAAATACCCTGAGACCCTTGCCTTTGGGGATGTGGATTTGAGACTGGTTCTTCTGTCTGCCTTGCGAATAAACCTTCTCTCTGCTGCAAACCTCGGCAGAACACGGTGGAGTTAAATCACTCTCAGCTTGAGGGTGACTTTATAAGCCATATCTCCAACCTCGTTCCCAGGGCAGGAACCCTTGCACAAGGACCTGGACAGCTGGTGACCCAGCATCTGCTCCACCACCACAGAAAAGTAAGAGTTTAGAGGGAAGGAAGTGGCCGACAGTGTTGACTGCTGCGAGGGGTCATGGAAGATGAGAGGGAAAAGGTGCTCACTGggtttaaaagaaacaaaaacaagatgttGGTAGCTTGGAGGGAGCAGGGTCAGGGGAATAGATGCTGAAGAAACCCAGTGAATTGCTGTGAGCtgagagtgaaaaagaaatgaagatgtgCGGCAGCATGTGTAGCGGACTCTTTCCAGAAACGTGGCTGTAAAGAGGAGGCAGGTGGTAACTGGAGCTGGAACATGGGGTCACACGGAACTAGTTCCTTTTTGGGAAGAGAGGGACTTGAGCTTGTCTAGATGCTAGATGCAAATGGGAATGAGGAATATAGAGACCAGGGATCTGTTCTCAGTGGGGAAACACACTGCCTGGTGTGTGGTTCTTGACTGGGGGCAGCTGGTGAGCAGATGCTTGACCTATTCCCACGACCCCTCCaggcaggccaggctggggtgAGCAAGATGGCCGTGGGACggagggcagagcctggggagGGTCTTCCGCCCAGGCTCCTCTTCCCTGGCCAGCCACCCACAGGGCCCATGTAGCTGTCTCCAGCATCTTCTGGGTGCCCTGTTCTGCTAATTGGATAGCTATCCACACCTCACGTGGTTCTGGTCTgagctgtcctttttttttttttttttttttttgcccttggcactcaggatcttagttccctgaccagggattgaacccgtgccccctgcagtggaagggcagggtcctaaccactggaccatcagggaagtccctaagctgTTCTTCTATTGTGGCTCATTAAGCTGCAATTAGGCTGTCAGTTCCTTCTCTCACCTCTCCAGTGTCTCTTCTCTGAACATTGTCTACGTTGGGAAAAGCTAGCCTTGGGCTTTAAATCTCTGCCAAGTGGCCACAGGAAGAGCTTGGCTGCAGAATGGGGCTTAGACTAAGTCCCCGTTTCTGCTCAAAGGTGGAAGGGctgcctctccccccaccccccaataaaGGCAACATAAACAGTATTAGAGATTTCTACTGGCAACACAACCCTGGCTTGGACACTTCCAAGGACACAATGCTCATTGCCTCCACTTGCATCTATTGCTCCTTGTTCTTTAAAGCTGCCCAGAACATGACAGCCCTGATAGTGCCCAGGACATCTCCCTCGGTCTTTGTGTCTCCTGATGAGCAGGCCAAGGATACCCTCTGGGTGAGGCGCAAAGGAGGGGTATCCAGAAAAATGAGTGAGTGGAGCTGAGCATGAGGTGGGGACGGACATTTGGAGAAAGCAGGAGAGCCCTGGGCTTGTCGTCAAGACCTGCCCTACCTGGCTCCTCGTCCACTCACTTTGGAACTCTGGGCAGGTTGCCTCTGAGCCGTAAACCATCTTCACTCTACTGACATGAGCCCAAGGGGTGACTGCTGGCATGCGGGCCACCTGCCGTCCCACCGTGAAGAGTGCTCCCTGCAGGGCAAATCACTGGGAAGACCGTCTGAACCTGGTGTCTTGTTACTTTGGTTTCCAGAAGCCAGAACTGCTGGTTCCTAAAGGCTTGTTTATTGTCACACCCCCTTCTTGTTTCAAGAAGGATAAAAAGCAGCTTTAAAGAATATGGGAAATCCTGCAAATGAACCCAAGTTAAATGTAGGCGGAGAAGAAAGCTCCCCCCATGAGTGAGTCTGTTCACTGGTACTTACCCACAGGGCTTTGTTTCTCTGGCCACTCAGTTTACTTGTTATCATTTTGTATTATTGTCACCACTCGGGGTTTTCTCCAGGGTGTTTGTATTTTCCTGGTATTTTTTATGGCACTTTTCAAAACAGTGATTATACATAGACTCTGTCAGACGCCATTAAATGTGACCGATTTtctaatatttacaaaaatattttgctcGCTTTTTATGGTCTTACActttctgtttccctcttccAAATTTTCATACAGAagtatctctttaaatattttgaatgaaaatttcTTCGAGGTCCCCCCTCAAACCTCCAATATCTGGTTAGCAGTTGCTTACAAAAAATAgcccttttcttttaaaacatccattttcttcaaatttctaACTGTTTTGTGATCCTCAGTGGAGATGAAAGCGATGTCCTCTTTAATGTATCACACGTTGGTGTGCACGGCCTCAGAGTGTGGGAGGTAAAGGAAACGGTTATCGTCCCCCGTCCCCCTGGCCTTGGATTTGCCGTGACAATGTGGGAACCACCCTGGTGCCCCTGCCTGTGCCTTCTTCGCTGCCCAGTGGGGTCGGCAGTGTTGAACTACACCCCTAACACTCTGCCTGTGGTTCTGAACGCTTTATTAGGCGGTAGACAAAACCGATGCATAGAGAGAAAGTCCCTTCCTTGTCCCACTGGCCCACCAAGCCCCAGAGGGCTGCTCAGCCCCAGATGGGCCAGCAAGACCGGCTCACTCACCCTTGTGATGGGCGACCGTGGCTGGTATCCGGATGTCGTCATAGGACCTGCCGTCGGTGATGAGGATCATGAGCTTCCTCTTGTTGGGCTTGGACTTCTCGAAGAGCTGCTCCAGGGCATAGCTGATGGCAGCTCCCGTGCTGGTCCCGCCACTCCAGTACCCCACCCTCTTGAGGGCGTTGAGCACGCTGGGCTTGGTGCTGTACGCGTCAAACCCAAACTCCAGCCGCTGCTCGTAGGTGTACTGCACGGCCCCGATCCGCGTGTCCGTGTCGGAAATCTCAAACGCTTTGCTGAGGTTGGCCACGAACTGGAGGACCGTGCGGAAGTTGCCCGTGCCCACGCTGCTGGAGCCGTCGATGACAAAGCCAATGTCGGCCGAGTTGAAGCAGGTCTTGCTGCAGGCCAGTCGGTCGGTGTCACAGACCCGCTTCACCAGGGGCTGCACGGTCTTGTGGAGGCTGAACCAGTTCTGCACGTTGAGCGAGTAGAAGCCGTTGGTTCTGCACACAGCCTGGAAGACAGGGGGAGGTCGCCTGCCAGGTCAGGGGTCTTACCCTCCAGCCTATCACCATGAGCCCTGACCTCCGAGGCGGGTGAAGAAGCTGGCAGATGCTTGTTTTCTGCACCAGGCCTCCTAATGCTCTCTCTCCATCTCGGTTTAGCCAGCCAGGCGCTCACTGGGGCAGAGACCCGTCAGGTTATCTCTGGACTCACTCCCACGCCCTCAGCTGGGTCTCTGCTTTCGTGGAGAGCCATCCATCAAGCAAATCCACAGGGAGAAGGGAACCACAGGTTTCAGCTTCACATTTATGCCTCTCCAGGCCCTGCAGTTCACTTGTACTGGAGCCAGCCATAAGGCTGGCATTGGTGGGCACCAACCCATGAGAGGATGAAAGAAAGCTTTTGTTCTGATTGGGAAAACAAAAGGCACACACAAGACATAGCTAAAGAATTGTTTCCAGAGCACCCTGCACCCAGCAAGAAGGGGGTTCCACACATGTGTCAGACACCACGTTAGAGGCTTTTTGATTATCTCACTAACCCCCAACCTTAACCCTTCAGGGTGGAATTATAACCCCCTTGTCATGAAGGAACAAACTGAGGGCCTAGCTGTGAAGTGACACCCCTTCGTCCTTGAGGCCGGAACACAAATCTGTCTGTCCTCAGAACCCAAGATCTGTCCTCTGGACAACCCTGCCTCCAGGCAAATGAATATTTACTTGTGCCCAAGCTTGTTCCAGAAAAAACTCGAGGCGCCTGCAAATAAACATTGAGCAACCTGGTTGGTGTGCTCCTGGAAGTGACGGTTTCCCCCTTGATGCTGCCTCTCGGGGGGTCACAGAGAGAATCACAGACCTGATGGCTACGAATGAAGGAGTAtaatcaaaacattattttaaaataagaaatgactgCAAAATGTCctaggaaatacattttaatcGGTTTGTAAAAAACCTAATGGGGTTCACAAAACTTTCAGTGGCTTAGGTAGCATACGAGATGGGTGGTGAGGCTGAGCTGAAATCTAGCCAACAGATGGAGAGGAGGGGCTCCCCGCCAGGCAGCCTGAGTAAGTCACGGCGGGAGAGAAGGTGGTGCTGGGCCTGGGTGGGACACCAGGTGGCTGGAGCTAGGAAGATGGGCTAGGGAGCTGGGTTAGGACCACATTCCAGAAGACCTCAGGAGTAATAGGGAATAATGGATTTGGAGCAAGGACCCCACAGGACTGGAAAAACTCTTCATAAATATGAGCTTCATTGTGAAATCTAAACTAAACTGGGGAGACCcaggagggagaaagaacagATGTAAAGTATGAGCTTGAACTGGGGAGGTGGCATTGGGCCTAggaaagagtggacatatgtgaGGTATGTGACATGGGAGTGGATGGGGTGTCCTGGGATGACTCCAAGTGTCTGCGACGGCTGTGGGGCCAATAATATACAGTCCAGAGGAGGAACGAATTGGGGTGGGAAAGATGATGCACTTGGCATCTTGTATGTAAGATTTAAGGTTTTTCAGGATGTCAGGTGGAGGATAGTCAATCAGCTAGAAACAGATGGCTACTGAGCTCCAGAGAGACCAGGGCGGGAGACACACAAGTGAGCGATGAAGCTGTGGCCCTGGGAGAGATTCTGGAGGGAGAAAACCTAGCAAGAGCAGAGGAGGGGGCCAAGAACCAAGCCCTGGGGAAGTCTACACTTAGGGtacaagaaggaagaggagggagcaaATGAAGAGCCACATTGTGCCCTAGAGAATTTAGAGGATAATCAAGTGCAGGATTCATGCAGGGAGCTGAGTCCCAGCAGATCTGGAGACACAGGATACTAAAGCCGGGgggcacccccacccctccctcctgtcctccttctttcctttgaaaCCTGGGGTCCTGTCTTTGGAGGAATGTTTATGTGGGATCCCACTGTATAACATGTATTAAAAATGAGATGCTTTGGGGGAATGGGTGTGAGGGCTTAGATTCCCATCCATTCTGCTCCCATCTCCTGCCAGGCATCTCCGCAGAACTCAGGGGCAGCTGAGTTTGAAAAGCTGATCTCCCTGACCTGATTCAgtacctttctctttcttgtttagATTAGTTAACCTGCAGTGCCTGTGTGCGTGCTCGTGTGAAGGCTTGCTGGGCTGTGCAGTTGAGGTCCCCTGGGGCTCTGGGAGGAGCTCGGAGGAGCCTCTAACGTGAGGCCATGGGGACCCTGCTCCTCCCAAGGTGCTTATGCTGGCCTCAGTTCACCAGGtgcatggtgggggtgggggggagggggttgcttTAAGAGGGTAACTCCAGGTTCCAGACTTACTAGTCTCTCACTGGAGGCCCTCCTGCCTAGAAATGAGTGTAACACCCATTTGAAGGAATGAGAGACACAGCCTGGATGGCTGTTACAACTTTGCAAAGTGCAAGGAATTCTTATGTTGGGTGGGTCTCCCATTTACATACCTTGCACACAAGGCACTCACATACCTTGTTTGCAAAGTTGGGCTCTAGCACGTACTGCTTCTCGTTTTCAGAGGCACCTTCAATGGTGATGAAGAAAATGTTGATTCCTGACTCCCTTGCAAGCCTCGATGCCTCCTCCACCTTGTCCGTGGGCCAGCCATCCACCATTACCACAGCCACGTTGGGAGCACCACCTCTGTTTCCATTCGATTTGGAAAAGAAGTTCTTGGTCACAAAGGAGATGGCCCggcctggaagaaaaagaaaactcgtGCTTGGAGTGACCATGGAACAGATCATAGCCACATAAAGAGGTGCAGAAAAATACTCATTCCCTCCCTCACtggcttgtttccttttttaatcacATTAactagttttaggtgtacagttcagtggtattaagtgcACTCAGATATTGTGGAACCATCATCACTAGCTGCTTCCCTCCCCAGTTTCATTTTAAGCCTTTAACTTCTACTtctctcttgtttaaaaaaaaaagttttataccatttgcagcaacatgattggacctagagatgatcatactaagtgaagtaagtcagacaaagacaaatattatatgatattacttatatatggaatctaaaaaataatacaaatgaatctatatacaaaacagaaacagactcacagacagaaaacaaacgtGTGGTTATCGGAAAGGGAAGGccgagggataaattaagagtggGATTAACTATGCAAACTATTATTCATACAATAGGTAACAGGGAGGGCGACCAACTGTCCCCATTCTCCTGCACTTTCCCAGTTTTAGCCCTGAAAGCCCCATATGCCCCTGGGCAAACTGGGATGCCTGGTCACCCTAGAGTCAGCATGCAAACTGGGATGCCTGGTCACCCTAGAGTCAGCATACAAACTGGGATGCCTGGTCACCCTAGAGTCAGCATGCAAACTGGGATGCCTGGTCACCCTAGAGTCAACATACAAACTGGGATGCCTGGTCACCCTAGAGTCAGCATGCAAACTGGAATGCCTGGTCACCCTAGAGTCAGCATGCAAACTGGGATGCCTGGTCACCCTAGAGTCAACATACAAACTGGGAATCCCTGGTCACCCTAGAGTCAGCACAGCTGCATACAGTAAGGCAGAGCTCTTAATCTGAGCTCTGCGGacccctggggccctgggggtGAGTATCCACAAATCCCCTGAATTTATACATGGTACGTCGTGTATGTAAGTATTTGGGTACAAGGCCTATAGCTTTCAAAGGAGTCCTCCATCTAAATAAAAGTTAAGAGCTACCTTCTTAAGACATTAGGGTTCATGACAATACCCTCAATGCGTCTCTGGTTTTGGCCAGAATCCTGGCTCCACTGGCAATTGTAATCTTACCTGTCAAATGAAAGGATCAAATGGTTACATACTCAGTTGCTGGAGGAATGTCTGGGAGAACCCATGCGAGCTGGCTGCATAGAACACAGTTGCTACGGGAACCCTTGGCTGCTGAGAACCGCTTTCACAGCCAGGGCTGATTTCCCTCAAGGCCGAAGGCACCCGGCAGCGCCCCCCGGCCCGCCGCCCCATGGAATGCTAGCTGCCTGTGGACAGGGCACAGGGGGCCTTCAGATGACCACCCTGACCCACCCAACCTTAAATTTGGAGGCTGTGGTCAGTCTGTGCGCAATACATATTCCATCCACCTTCCAGCATGTCTTGAAAGCAGAGGCTGGAAATCTGAAAGGCGCCTTGCTGAGACTTCTTGCAGCGAGAGTTCTGGATTTGTTTTAGTTTCGTGAAATGATGCACACACATGAGATTTAGAAGATGAGAGTGAGACAGAGACGGTGCTTTTGATTGTGCTACTTCTACTGACACGTCTGTAGAGTGTTTGACTTCTCTGGGGTAGTGTCGGCAGAGGCGCCTGTGTTCGGTCACAGGCTTCCCCGGTGTTGAGGAAGCAGGGTGCAGAGCGTTCACTTTGTGGCTGTGATCGGAGCAGGCAAGGCATGGTTTTGGAGCTGGCAGCTGTAGCAGAAACTTCCTGATCGTGGTGGCTTCCTGGCTGAAGCAGATTCCTAAAGAGGCTGTGGTGGCAGAATTGAGAAAGCAAGTTCCTGATCTTGGAAGAGGCACAGCTCCTTGGAGGTCCTGGTTCTGCAGGAAGCCTTTGGAACCCATCTCCAAAAGCCCAGCCTAGAGTCTATTTCTTCAATAATTCTCAAAATCTTGAATACCCTGAAGTAAACCCTTTGCTGCTTAATCCAGCTGGAATGGGTTCTTTCCCTAAACCCAAACCCCTATCAATGTGGGGCAGAGATAGTACATGTTACCCACTGAAAAAAAGGTCTGCTGGTTTTATTAAGACACCTCTCTAATCCCATCAGGAAACAGAATGTATTCTAAAGTTTTAAGGTTTTACTCCATGATACATTACTGGAATTTTACTGATCTAAGTATTACACTGAAAACAAATCAGACATCAATTCTATCACGTTTGTGATTAGGTAATACTGATTTGGTATCTCGGATGGCAGTAACTTGGCCAGGGTTTATTTAGAATTGTTCGGTTATCAAAGGCTCTTTCTTTGCCAGATAGTAATACACTGGTCTACAGAGATGAACAttgaggtggggagggaaatAATTAATCAGATTTACTATAATTTCAAAGGTGCTCCTTCAAAGATAGTTTGATTCCCCATGTGCTCCACACCAAGCAACTGCGGCTCACTTCTCCATTTCCCTGGGTTGCGATGGTACAGTCAGGTTCTCTGAGAAGTGGACAGCCCTCCCAGTGCCCTCAATGCCAGACTACCATTTATAACTTAGTACATTGGCATGGGCTCATTGGTGGCCTTTGAGCTTGGTTAGTGTGAAACTGTTTCCTAATGGCTGGTCACCTCTGGAGAACTGATAAAATAGAGTTTCTGGACCTGCCTCACTGAGGACTACACCTTGACCTTGGAATTCTGGTAccacacccccatcccaccccactaCACCCCATCACCACTACCAAGGATCAGATAGAGACTCAGCCTGAAACAAAGACCATGTCTCTTTTTGCACAGTTATCACCATAACAGGAGCTGATTAGAAAAAGATTCCCAAGGGGACACTGTGGAGCTTCCTGAATAGAACTggttacaaattttatttatttttattaaaaaatttttttacaaaatacaATGAAAGATAGTTGATGACTTGTAGACCAGTCAGGATAGTCATAATAGCAGTCCTGCTTGTCCTGAGGAACCAGGCATGCTAGAACTCCCCAGCATGTGAGTGAGAATGATTTTTGCCCCCTGAATCCACGGTAACACTTTAGGAAAGATACAGATGTTGGGTGAGTGGATGCAGATGTTGGTGATGGATTATTTtgatctgttttcctttttctatctAGGATGTTAGCAGATGACCACATAGAAAGAGAACCACGGTAGCAAGAAGATCTGAATCTGGATCACATACCTACATTAGATAGCCCGCCTCTCTGGGTGATTTTCTCTATGGCTGTCTTCAGATCCCGGGAATTCATGTGAGTCTTGAGATTAAACTGGGTAGCAGGGTTGTCTCTGAAGAttcagaataagaaataaaaattagctgGAAAGTTATCATACTATGAGGAAAGCAGAAATCAGAGTTGATTGTTTTATCCATGAATAGAAAATGGAAGCTGCTTGAGCTGGTGTTTATAACACCCACTGTGGACGGAAGTAACGGTGAGATGGGAGGATGGGCTCCTCCGCAGTGTGTGCGGAGAAAATTGGGCTGTTTCAGGGCTCAGAGGTGTGGGTTCCAGTTTTGACTGTGCtgtttcctagctgtgtgaccttgagaagtcatctaacttctctgggcttcaatttcctcatctggataAAAGTAAACATCATCATGTTCACATTGCTAAAGCGCAGGACTGTTGCCAAGTGGGATTTTGCAAATGTCAGGATGTCCCCAGGCTGCCCCAGACCCTCCTCTCCAGGAAGAGAGTCTCCGCGGATAGCCACCCTGGGTTACCCCAGCACCGGAACTGCATCTTAACAGCTGGGTCAAGGAGAAGCTATCCCTTCACCTTTCTCATTCTGTGGCTCCTGTGACTGGGAGAGAATATTCCAAGCTTACCCGGAAGGTCAGTATCTATTTTATTGAAGCCTGACAAAGGTTAGCTGGAGAGGAGTTGGCGTGAATTAGGTGGAGAAACGGAATGAGAACTCTTCTCTAGAGC contains:
- the VIT gene encoding vitrin — protein: MKASVIEMFLVLLVTGIHSHKEMTKKVKRPKFTVPQINCDVRAGKITNPEFTVKCPAGCQDPRYHVYGTDIYASYSSVCGAAVHSGVLDNSGGTILVRKVVGQSGYKGSYSNGVQSLSLPRWRESFVISEGKPQKGVTYPSALTYSSSKSPAAKAGETTKAYQSPSVPRTTTQPVTLMQVPGTTTVEATHTTLPKPSPSAGSTTGSLRPQPVGQRSQELGEPDLWKAGSVLLDAGFVPKEELSTQSSEPVSQGDPSCKVDLSFLIDGSSSIGKRRFRIQKQFLADIAQALDVGPAGPLMGVVQYGDNPATQFNLKTHMNSRDLKTAIEKITQRGGLSNVGRAISFVTKNFFSKSNGNRGGAPNVAVVMVDGWPTDKVEEASRLARESGINIFFITIEGASENEKQYVLEPNFANKAVCRTNGFYSLNVQNWFSLHKTVQPLVKRVCDTDRLACSKTCFNSADIGFVIDGSSSVGTGNFRTVLQFVANLSKAFEISDTDTRIGAVQYTYEQRLEFGFDAYSTKPSVLNALKRVGYWSGGTSTGAAISYALEQLFEKSKPNKRKLMILITDGRSYDDIRIPATVAHHKGVITYAIGVAWAAQDELEVIATHPARDHAFFVDEFDNLYKAVPKVIQNICTEFNSQPRN